TTATTCATAAAGATGAAATTTCAGGGGCTATCGAACGTTTGGTTAAGGAAGTTGAAACAGAAATAGGAGATGAGAATCCCTTATTTATTGGAGTTTTAAATGGCTCGTTTTTAGTTGTAGCTGATTTTGTACGTCAGTATAAATACAACTGTGAAGTATCTTTTGTGAAGATGGCGTCGTATGTTGGAACGGGTACTACGGGAGAAGTAAAGACTTTATTGGGGATAAATGAAGATTTGAAAGGAAGAACAGTTGTGATTCTGGAAGATATAGTAGATACCGGAAATACTCTTGAAAAGTTAATTGATATTTTCGAAGACAAGGAGTTAAAAGCACTGAAAATAGTAACCTTATTTTATAAACCTGAAGCCTATAAGAAGGATCATAAGATTGATTATGTGGGGATAGAAATTGAAAATAAATTCATCGTCGGTTATGGACTTGATTATGATGGTTGGGGAAGGAATTTACCGCATATTTACCAGCTAAAGGAATAGTTCTGCAAATATTAATAACATAAAATATATAAATGATCAATCTAGTATTATTTGGACCTCCGGGGGCCGGTAAAGGAACACAGGCCGAAAATCTTATATCAAAATACAATCTGGTTCATATTTCAACCGGAGATGTTTTTAGAAAAAACATTAAAGAATCAACAGAGCTGGGGATTTTGGCAAAATCCTTTATGGATAAAGGACAATTGGTTCCTGATGAAGTAACTATTGATATGTTGAAAGATGTTGTAGATAATCATCCTGAGGCTAAAGGCTTTATTTTTGACGGTTTTCCCCGTACAACTCCACAGGCAGAAGCGTTGGATGTATTCATTGCATCGAAAGATATGAATATATCTGCAATGTTGGCTCTGGAAGTAGAGGATGAGGTACTGGTTCAACGTCTTCTTTTAAGAGGGAAAGACAGTGGTAGAGCTGATGATGCTGATGAATCAATTATCAGAAACAGAATTAGTGAGTACTATGATAAAACAGCAATTTTGAAAGATTTTTACAGTGCGCAAAATAAATATTTCGGAGTAGACGGAATCGGTACTATCGAAGAAATTGCCGAAAGATTATACTCGGTTGTTGATACTCTTTAATATATAGTTACTATTTGTAAAAAAATAGATAATTTTGTCCCGGATAATATATCCGGGATTTTTTATAATACACTTATACTGTTTTTATTACGCAATAAAGCAGATAAACCTGTCTCGCCAACAAGGCAGGCAGTTAACCGCATAAATATTAAGTAATGGCTCAACGTTCACAATTCGTCGATTATGTAAAAGTAAACTGCCGATCCGGTCGTGGTGGAGCAGGTTCAGCTCATTTATATAGAGATAGACTTACTGCCAAAGGAGGACCCGACGGAGGTGACGGTGGTAGAGGAGGACATGTTATTGTAAGGGGTAATAAAAACCTTTGGACCTTACTTGAGTTCAGGTTCAAAAAACATGTAAAAGCCGGACACGGAGCTAGTGGAGGTCCTAGTCAGTCGACAGGATCCCAGGGTGAGGACCTTATTTTAGAAGTGCCTTTGGGAACTATTATCAAGGATGGAGAAACAGGTGAGTTTATGTTCGAAGTAACAGAAGACGGGCAGGAAGGTGTTTTGCTTGAAGGAGGAAAAGGCGGTATGGGTAATGTTCACTTTAAATCTTCAACAAATCAAACTCCGCGATTTGCTCAATCCGGTCTCCCCGGTTCTGAAGCATGGCGTATTCTTGAGTTAAAAGTTTTGGCTGATGTTGGATTGGTTGGATTTCCTAATGCAGGTAAGTCAACGTTGTTGTCGGTAGTCAGTGCCGCAAAACCTAAGATTGCCGATTATGAATTTACTACATTAACTCCAAACCTGGGGATAGTAAAATATAGAAATCACAGATCTTTTATTATGGCCGATATTCCGGGGATAATTGAAGGTGCTGCCGAAGGAAAAGGAATCGGGCATAGATTTTTAAGACATATTGAAAGGAATTCGTCATTATTATTTTTGGTGCCTGCTGATGCAATTGATATTAAAAAAGAATATGAAATTCTGCTTAACGAATTAAGGAAGTTTAATCCGGAATTATTGGATAAGCAAAGAATTTTGGCAATTTCAAAAGCAGATATGCTTGATGATGAGTTGATTGAAGAAATGAAAGCTGATTTGCCGGAAGATATAAAAACTGTTTTTATATCGTCTGTGGCACAAAGCGGCCTGACTGAATTGAAAGATATGCTTTGGGAACAGTTGAACGGTTAAAGTCTAAAGTATACGGAAGATAGAAGTTGGGAGACGGAAGTTTGAAGAAGGGAAGATAAAGGAGAAAAGAGAAAAGAGAAAAGATAAAGGAAAAAAGATACCTGCCTGCGTGACTCAGTCAGGCAGGAAAGATAAAGGATAAAAGAGAGTAAAGCCATCAAAGCACATTACCTAAAATATAATCTGGATTTTAAGATGCCCGCCGGTACTTCGCGGGGAGTATTGAAAAAAAAAGAAACTTTTTTCATTAGGATAGATGATGGGGAAAGAACGGGTATTGGTGAATGTTCGGTATTTAGGGGTTTAAGTTATGATGATAAGCCCGATTATGAGCAAAAGCTGCAATGGCTTTGCGAAAATATCAATTTAGGAGAAGAAAAGCTGTTAGATGTATTTAAAAAATATCCCTCTATTCAATTTGGAATAGAGATGGCGTTTCTTGATCTACGTGCAAATAGGCCAATGGAATTATTTCCTTCGGAGTTTACCGCAGGGCATGACTCAATCAATATCAACGGACTAATTTGGATGGGCGATTCAAAATTTATGCTCCAACAAATTGAGAAAAAGCTTGAAGATGGTTTTAATTGCATTAAAATGAAGATCGGTGCAATTGATTTTGAGCATGAATTAACTTTAATTAAGAAGATCAGAAAGCAATTTACGGCTAAAGAAATTGAGCTTAGGGTAGATGCTAACGGAGCTTTTTCGCCCGAAGATGCACTTGAAAAACTTAAAAACCTGTCTGATTATGATATCCACTCTATAGAACAGCCAATAAAGCAGGGACAGGTTGAAGAAATGGCAAAATTATGTGTGTCTTCACCTCTTGATATAGCCTTGGATGAGGAGTTAATAGGAGTTATTGATATTATAGAAAAAGAACGATTACTTAAAACTATAAAACCACAGTACATAATTCTCAAACCCAGTTTGGCAGGGGGTATAAAAGGATCTTCGGAATGGATTGAACTTGCAGAAAAATATGGAATATCGTGGTGGATAACATCGGCACTGGAGAGTAATATTGGATTAAATGCTATTGCCCAGTGGACATATACATTAAACAATACCCTGCCGCAAGGTCTGGGAACCGGTTCTCTCTTTACCAATAATTTTGATTCGCCTCTGGTTGTGGAAAATGGTAAGCTTGGCTATAATTCTGATACAGACTGGAAGTTGCCTGAGTTTTAACAGCTTGATGTTTGTAAAAAGAAAAGGTCATTTCGCTTAAATGAAATCCCCATCTCGGCTTAGCCGAGACCAAGTGTGATGAATATAAATGGGGATAACATATGACCGAAATATTAAATTATATACATATGAAATCCCCATGAACACCGGGTTTACACCAAACTGGATGAATATAATGGGGATACCATATGACCAAAACATTAAATTATATACATATGAAATGACTTATATATAATTCTTAGTACATAAATGTCATCCCTACAGAGTAATTTAACATACCATAGTCTTCGATAGTTGGAAGTTTACCGTCTACACTTCCTTCCATAGATTTGAAAGTTCCCCAGGTATATCCGGCTTTTAGGTTTAGACCTAAATTATCCATTATTTTAATAATTAGTCCAATTTCAGGATTAACAGCAAACGACCATTGGTCTTTATTCGTATAATATAAACCATTGTCGGTTTCCTGTTCTGTCCATACGGTACCAACTCCTAAGCTTAAATAGGGGTATAATTTATTTTCCTGATCGTATTCCATTGGGAACCATGCTGCATTAACCATTAATGGCATACTGTATAAGTATCTGCGTTGTACAGAATTCACGGATAAGTTTTCATTGTACTTATAGGTATCTCTTTCTTTTTGTTCGTAAAGACCGGACCATGCAAATTTTCCTCCAATAGCTATTTTAGGATTAATAAAGTACCTTCCCTCTATTTCAAAACCACGAGAGTTAAATTCTCCGATATATTCGCTAACTGTACCAGTTCCCTGACTCATTTGCCAATTGATACTCCAAAACGAGTTGTACTGAGCATTGGCAGTAAATATTCCGCCAAAGAATATTATTGTTATGATTAATATTTTTTTCATGTTCAAATGCTTATTATCTCTGTAAATATTCCGATGATTGGTCAAAACCCTGATCTATACCTCCTACGATATAATCGATTTCAATTCCATTTCTAATAAATCCACTTAGAACTGTTTCCCATATCAATTGTGAATTTACATCGTCGGTAGTTCTGCTATCCGATGGATCTAATGGCTCTACCATAGTTACAATAACTGAACCTAAAGAATAACTATAGTAGTATGGTATCCATGGCGACCATCCATACCAGGGGTATCCCCATCCCCATCCGGGGTATCCTGGGTAATATCCTCCGCCTACATAAGTTGTTTTGCTTGTCACGATGTTCATCAATACCAGGGCTTTTAAATCATCGATATCTTCCTCTGTTGGTGGGTTTGAAATATCGTCTGTAAATTCCCTCCAGCCAAGATTGTTCATATTTGATCTTACAGCTCCAATCATTTTCACAGCCTCTTCAACCGATAAATTTTCGTGGCCATTCCCATCTTCATCAGGTATTTTGTAAGGGTCTCCCTTAGAATCTATATAACTTACGGTATCCGACAGTGCGTATAGTTCCTTTTTATTGCCATGCTCTCCGGTGTTAAAGTCATAACCTTCTTTTTTTTGTGAATATATCACGTCAAGGTCTTCGGTGTAAATTGTGTTATCCGGACCGTAACAACTTGTAGTCATCGAAGCAAGTGCTATTCCAAAAATTATAAATCTTTTTCGCATAAATTGTTAGTAATTATTAAACAAATAGTTATCAATTTATTGCTCAAATATTATGCATACAGGCTGTATGATAGTAGTTTGACAACTAATTCTATATTGGTTTAGTAAATATAAAACAATTATCGTTATTATAAGAAATTACTACCGTAAATCGCTAAGGGAGAGGTGTTTATTTGGGGTGATGTATTATTTAGAAAGTTGAGAGGTCTTCTTCTGCTTTTTCCTTATCTCCGATACCTATCGGAATGTTTACTTTTATGAAAATAGAGCTGTTTTTTGTTTTAGGAATATCTTTGTATACATCAATAAAACCGTAATAATATTTAACGCCATACGACCATCCCGTGCCTCCAAGAGTTTTATACCCTATACCGCCCATTAATCCCATATCGAATTTATTGATTAGCTCCCCGTTATATTCTTTAACAGTAGCATCCATACCTTTAATATCTGAGTTAAATTCAATCCATCCTCTATGTAATAGTCCGAATTGCGGACCGAGCTCTGCGTAAATATTATGTTTGAAATAATATCTGGCCAAAGCAGGAACCAGAAAGTAGTTTAATGTTTGATTGTAATCCCCTTCTATTGGACTGCCATTAATACTGGTGTGTAGTGAAGCGTTTAACACTGATAAATCACCTTTGCTAAGGTTACCAATACCTTTTTTTGCTTTTACCAACACTCCTGTGTATAAATGCCATTGATTTTTCATCTTGAAGTCGAAATAAAACCCAAGATTCCAGGATCTCAGATAAGAATCTGTTTCTAATCCTGACATTGTGGACCAGTTAAATCCGCCCTCCAAACCGAATTCAATACCCGGTTGGTTTAGTTTATCACCAAATAATAAAGCTATTAATAC
The sequence above is a segment of the Bacteroidota bacterium genome. Coding sequences within it:
- a CDS encoding adenylate kinase is translated as MINLVLFGPPGAGKGTQAENLISKYNLVHISTGDVFRKNIKESTELGILAKSFMDKGQLVPDEVTIDMLKDVVDNHPEAKGFIFDGFPRTTPQAEALDVFIASKDMNISAMLALEVEDEVLVQRLLLRGKDSGRADDADESIIRNRISEYYDKTAILKDFYSAQNKYFGVDGIGTIEEIAERLYSVVDTL
- a CDS encoding porin family protein; this encodes MRKILLLLLIFFSIQAKSQVLIALLFGDKLNQPGIEFGLEGGFNWSTMSGLETDSYLRSWNLGFYFDFKMKNQWHLYTGVLVKAKKGIGNLSKGDLSVLNASLHTSINGSPIEGDYNQTLNYFLVPALARYYFKHNIYAELGPQFGLLHRGWIEFNSDIKGMDATVKEYNGELINKFDMGLMGGIGYKTLGGTGWSYGVKYYYGFIDVYKDIPKTKNSSIFIKVNIPIGIGDKEKAEEDLSTF
- a CDS encoding outer membrane beta-barrel protein, coding for MKKILIITIIFFGGIFTANAQYNSFWSINWQMSQGTGTVSEYIGEFNSRGFEIEGRYFINPKIAIGGKFAWSGLYEQKERDTYKYNENLSVNSVQRRYLYSMPLMVNAAWFPMEYDQENKLYPYLSLGVGTVWTEQETDNGLYYTNKDQWSFAVNPEIGLIIKIMDNLGLNLKAGYTWGTFKSMEGSVDGKLPTIEDYGMLNYSVGMTFMY
- the hpt gene encoding hypoxanthine phosphoribosyltransferase, producing MKNEVTLHDKTFEIFIHKDEISGAIERLVKEVETEIGDENPLFIGVLNGSFLVVADFVRQYKYNCEVSFVKMASYVGTGTTGEVKTLLGINEDLKGRTVVILEDIVDTGNTLEKLIDIFEDKELKALKIVTLFYKPEAYKKDHKIDYVGIEIENKFIVGYGLDYDGWGRNLPHIYQLKE
- the menC gene encoding o-succinylbenzoate synthase; this translates as MKAHYLKYNLDFKMPAGTSRGVLKKKETFFIRIDDGERTGIGECSVFRGLSYDDKPDYEQKLQWLCENINLGEEKLLDVFKKYPSIQFGIEMAFLDLRANRPMELFPSEFTAGHDSININGLIWMGDSKFMLQQIEKKLEDGFNCIKMKIGAIDFEHELTLIKKIRKQFTAKEIELRVDANGAFSPEDALEKLKNLSDYDIHSIEQPIKQGQVEEMAKLCVSSPLDIALDEELIGVIDIIEKERLLKTIKPQYIILKPSLAGGIKGSSEWIELAEKYGISWWITSALESNIGLNAIAQWTYTLNNTLPQGLGTGSLFTNNFDSPLVVENGKLGYNSDTDWKLPEF
- the obgE gene encoding GTPase ObgE; protein product: MAQRSQFVDYVKVNCRSGRGGAGSAHLYRDRLTAKGGPDGGDGGRGGHVIVRGNKNLWTLLEFRFKKHVKAGHGASGGPSQSTGSQGEDLILEVPLGTIIKDGETGEFMFEVTEDGQEGVLLEGGKGGMGNVHFKSSTNQTPRFAQSGLPGSEAWRILELKVLADVGLVGFPNAGKSTLLSVVSAAKPKIADYEFTTLTPNLGIVKYRNHRSFIMADIPGIIEGAAEGKGIGHRFLRHIERNSSLLFLVPADAIDIKKEYEILLNELRKFNPELLDKQRILAISKADMLDDELIEEMKADLPEDIKTVFISSVAQSGLTELKDMLWEQLNG
- a CDS encoding DUF4136 domain-containing protein encodes the protein MRKRFIIFGIALASMTTSCYGPDNTIYTEDLDVIYSQKKEGYDFNTGEHGNKKELYALSDTVSYIDSKGDPYKIPDEDGNGHENLSVEEAVKMIGAVRSNMNNLGWREFTDDISNPPTEEDIDDLKALVLMNIVTSKTTYVGGGYYPGYPGWGWGYPWYGWSPWIPYYYSYSLGSVIVTMVEPLDPSDSRTTDDVNSQLIWETVLSGFIRNGIEIDYIVGGIDQGFDQSSEYLQR